One segment of Fervidobacterium sp. DNA contains the following:
- a CDS encoding HD-GYP domain-containing protein, which yields MERKLKKQRKTKISLRMYVVKHYLKRQLLFVLIFILIFVSFSTYFVNSIKKSVLRSLPTRVLNTFSIINQKAQLLTKAHEDDFLYALYRIENAFYTNQDVTSILDSVHRDRFGNEFLRLDYYLIDKNGIIYKTSYLPELNSNLGELKDFWNGLKENLKEKGHYFQIYATEPSTGLRRIYVYKYTQNEDILRVGALINPSIYEEDLAALNRLSIFLEQVSILFNDKPISTVFDAPPKNRVSGYQKLYKSEHWFEEKVYDEVIEIYVRTNFYKLFIIVEMAVVLSIVLFVSTLMYLRSLTNSISNEVEKIENAISEYGNTGIFSGEFSSSIIEIEDTLKTFSNLSEVINANIEEITAANEELEASYQEIQMLHKEIQEAFFDFSMKLAYVVEGFEEGTGKHLTRVRFIVEKIAEKIVEDAKLREEIVSYSILHDIGKIFIPKEILNKPGALSPAEWEEMKKHTIYAQKILSHPRFQTALNIAVYHHENYDGTGYPYGLKGEEIPIEARIVKIADVYDALTSERPYKRAFSKQEALRIIFEGDGRVNPQHFDPNVLEVFKTIVDQL from the coding sequence ATGGAACGGAAATTAAAAAAGCAAAGAAAAACGAAAATTTCCTTGCGAATGTATGTTGTTAAGCACTACCTGAAAAGACAACTATTGTTTGTACTTATTTTTATCTTAATTTTTGTTTCATTCTCTACTTATTTTGTAAATTCAATCAAAAAAAGTGTGCTTAGAAGCTTGCCCACTAGGGTCTTAAACACGTTTTCTATAATAAACCAAAAAGCTCAATTACTTACAAAAGCTCATGAAGACGACTTTCTTTACGCACTTTACAGAATTGAAAACGCATTTTACACAAACCAAGATGTTACTTCTATCCTCGACTCTGTTCATAGGGATCGTTTTGGTAATGAATTTTTAAGGCTTGACTACTACTTGATAGACAAAAACGGAATTATATACAAAACAAGTTACTTACCGGAATTAAACTCAAACTTAGGTGAACTCAAAGATTTTTGGAATGGATTAAAAGAAAATCTAAAAGAAAAAGGCCACTACTTCCAAATATACGCAACAGAACCATCAACTGGTCTGAGAAGAATATATGTTTACAAATATACGCAAAATGAAGATATTCTCAGAGTGGGTGCTCTTATCAATCCAAGTATATATGAAGAGGATCTTGCTGCGCTAAATAGATTGTCTATATTTCTCGAGCAGGTGAGTATACTTTTCAACGATAAGCCTATTTCAACTGTTTTCGACGCCCCACCAAAAAATAGAGTGAGTGGTTATCAAAAGTTATATAAAAGTGAACATTGGTTTGAGGAAAAAGTTTACGATGAGGTAATTGAAATATACGTTAGAACAAACTTTTACAAACTATTCATCATAGTCGAAATGGCAGTGGTACTTTCGATTGTGTTGTTTGTATCTACATTAATGTATTTGAGATCACTTACGAATAGTATTAGTAACGAGGTTGAGAAGATAGAGAATGCAATAAGCGAATACGGTAATACAGGTATTTTTAGCGGTGAATTTTCGTCTTCAATAATTGAAATAGAAGACACACTAAAAACTTTTTCAAACCTTTCTGAAGTTATCAATGCTAATATCGAAGAAATAACAGCTGCAAATGAAGAACTTGAAGCAAGTTATCAAGAGATCCAGATGCTTCACAAAGAAATCCAAGAGGCATTTTTTGATTTTTCCATGAAGCTAGCATACGTAGTAGAAGGTTTTGAAGAGGGGACCGGAAAACATCTAACAAGAGTGAGATTTATCGTAGAAAAGATAGCTGAAAAAATTGTAGAAGACGCAAAGCTTAGAGAAGAAATAGTTTCTTACTCTATACTTCACGACATTGGAAAGATCTTTATACCCAAAGAAATACTGAACAAGCCCGGTGCTTTATCACCAGCTGAGTGGGAAGAGATGAAAAAACATACGATTTACGCACAAAAGATACTTAGTCATCCAAGATTCCAAACAGCTTTGAATATCGCAGTGTATCATCATGAAAATTACGATGGTACCGGTTATCCTTATGGTTTGAAAGGAGAAGAAATACCAATCGAAGCAAGAATTGTAAAGATCGCTGATGTTTACGACGCTTTAACCTCTGAAAGGCCCTATAAACGAGCTTTTTCAAAGCAA
- a CDS encoding methyl-accepting chemotaxis protein, with amino-acid sequence MKSGSSIFSKFFLISVLSVVLISVGLIIFVKSQVSQIIKEKKFETVKHLTDVAYNELEAIYEMEKSGAIKSEEVVELVRKTIGRWRYEGDNYIFIWDKDYKNVVLNKPEMWGKYGGDIVDKRGTAVVKTLVDEAKRKGNTILEYYWENPNTKKVEVKLSYARWFEPYGWMVGTGLYITDVQKSVNRIVQIIILLSVVIVIGITIFVFVLIKKNQKEVSEAIKDIEKIFTGDFTISLTVKRNDEFGKINNAINEMVRKLRDLLNLVANSSSLVERASSDLAAMSEELQAVAQNVNLTFEKLVVDSQNISASLQEVTSSVEEVAASSQTVSRSSQELSSKSEEIVKSVTRGVNAVEGVAKQVDSSYQEIEQTAKIVQELSENANNIGEIVDTINSIAEQTNLLALNAAIEAARAGEAGRGFAVVADEIRKLAEESKNATQKINQILGKIRDQALNVNQRTEKTVESIAQSSKLAKQVKNELKIIEEQIKKITSMIESVAAAAQEQSAASEEISSAVESSARTLTAQSSEMEKTKYSISELEISSTQVAKESQKLQEVVEELIRMVRMFKV; translated from the coding sequence ACAATGAACTTGAAGCAATTTACGAGATGGAAAAATCAGGAGCTATAAAATCCGAAGAAGTGGTTGAATTAGTGAGAAAAACTATTGGAAGGTGGCGGTATGAAGGTGATAATTATATCTTTATCTGGGATAAAGATTACAAAAACGTAGTATTGAACAAACCAGAAATGTGGGGAAAATACGGTGGCGACATCGTTGATAAAAGAGGTACAGCCGTTGTGAAAACGTTGGTAGATGAGGCAAAACGCAAAGGAAATACTATCTTGGAGTATTACTGGGAAAATCCAAATACAAAAAAAGTTGAGGTTAAACTCAGTTATGCCCGTTGGTTCGAACCATACGGTTGGATGGTCGGTACGGGATTGTACATTACAGATGTCCAAAAGTCTGTGAATCGAATAGTCCAGATAATAATTTTACTTTCGGTTGTAATAGTAATTGGTATCACCATTTTTGTTTTTGTATTGATAAAGAAAAACCAAAAAGAGGTATCGGAAGCTATCAAAGATATTGAAAAAATTTTTACAGGTGATTTCACTATCTCGTTGACAGTCAAGCGAAACGATGAGTTTGGAAAAATAAACAATGCTATAAACGAAATGGTAAGAAAATTGAGAGATTTATTGAATTTGGTTGCTAACTCTTCTTCTCTTGTTGAAAGAGCTTCCTCTGATTTAGCAGCAATGTCTGAAGAGCTTCAAGCGGTAGCTCAAAATGTTAATTTAACATTTGAAAAGCTTGTTGTTGACTCACAAAACATCAGCGCTTCTTTACAGGAAGTAACTTCAAGTGTTGAAGAAGTCGCCGCGTCATCCCAAACCGTTTCTCGTTCATCCCAAGAACTATCATCAAAATCAGAAGAAATAGTTAAATCAGTAACAAGAGGTGTAAACGCAGTAGAAGGTGTAGCAAAACAAGTGGATAGCAGTTATCAAGAAATAGAACAAACAGCTAAGATTGTTCAAGAATTATCTGAAAATGCAAACAACATAGGTGAGATAGTCGACACTATTAATAGTATAGCCGAGCAAACAAATCTTCTTGCACTAAATGCTGCTATAGAGGCTGCAAGGGCTGGGGAAGCCGGTAGAGGATTTGCCGTTGTTGCCGATGAAATCAGAAAACTTGCGGAAGAAAGTAAAAACGCAACACAGAAAATAAATCAAATTCTTGGAAAGATAAGAGATCAGGCATTGAACGTAAATCAAAGAACAGAAAAAACAGTCGAATCCATCGCTCAATCCTCGAAACTTGCCAAACAAGTTAAAAATGAATTGAAGATTATAGAAGAGCAAATCAAAAAAATTACCTCAATGATAGAATCTGTAGCAGCTGCAGCACAAGAACAAAGTGCAGCTTCTGAAGAAATATCAAGTGCAGTTGAATCCTCTGCACGTACTTTGACAGCACAGTCTTCGGAGATGGAAAAGACAAAGTATTCCATATCTGAACTCGAAATTTCATCAACACAAGTGGCAAAAGAAAGTCAAAAATTACAAGAGGTTGTTGAAGAACTTATCAGGATGGTAAGAATGTTTAAAGTGTAA